One Erythrobacter sp. SDW2 genomic region harbors:
- the tatC gene encoding twin-arginine translocase subunit TatC gives MALKIKDIDETQAPLLDHLIELRSRLLKSVFALALAFGVCFYFAGDILGFLVRPLTEAFPEGQGKLIFTQLYEVFFVELKVALFAAFFVSFPIIANQLWAFIAPGLYAKEKKAFLPFLFATPILFTGGGALAYFVVMPIAFRWFLGFQGEVGGLDVEALPSAGAYLGLAMQFILAFGVSFLLPVLLLLLNRAGIVTREQFAKSRRYVIVGVVTVAAIVTPPDPGSQLILAVPLYLLFEGALLLMWIGERRQAGQADDLESAAGAEENSAK, from the coding sequence ATGGCGCTGAAGATCAAGGACATCGACGAGACACAGGCCCCGCTGCTCGACCATCTGATCGAGCTGCGCAGTCGCCTGCTCAAGTCGGTCTTCGCCCTGGCATTGGCGTTCGGGGTTTGCTTTTACTTCGCAGGTGACATCCTCGGCTTCCTGGTCCGGCCATTGACCGAGGCTTTTCCGGAAGGGCAGGGCAAGCTGATCTTCACCCAGCTCTACGAGGTGTTCTTCGTCGAATTGAAGGTGGCGCTGTTTGCGGCGTTTTTCGTCAGTTTCCCGATCATCGCCAACCAGCTGTGGGCCTTCATCGCACCGGGGCTCTATGCGAAAGAGAAGAAGGCGTTTCTGCCGTTCCTCTTTGCCACGCCGATCCTGTTCACCGGTGGCGGGGCGCTGGCCTACTTCGTGGTCATGCCGATCGCCTTCCGCTGGTTCCTCGGGTTCCAGGGCGAAGTCGGCGGGCTGGATGTCGAGGCTTTGCCCAGTGCGGGAGCCTATCTGGGACTGGCGATGCAGTTCATCCTCGCATTTGGCGTCAGCTTCCTGTTGCCGGTATTGCTTTTGCTACTCAACCGGGCGGGCATCGTCACGCGGGAACAGTTCGCCAAATCGCGGCGCTATGTCATCGTGGGTGTGGTGACCGTGGCGGCTATCGTGACACCGCCGGATCCGGGATCCCAGCTGATCCTGGCGGTACCGCTATACCTGTTGTTCGAGGGCGCGTTGCTGTTGATGTGGATCGGCGAGCGCAGGCAAGCCGGACAGGCTGACGATCTTGAAAGTGCGGCCGGTGCCGAGGAAAACTCGGCGAAGTAG
- the nagZ gene encoding beta-N-acetylhexosaminidase yields MTPAIFGMSGLTLTAEERAFFAEADPAGYIVFLRNIESREQLRALTDDLRSIHGRDDLFICVDQEGGRVARLKPPVWTRFPAGEAFDRLYRVAPASAIEAARVNAHALAIELAEVGITVDCHPPLDVRQPGSHDVIGDRALGSEPKQVAALGRAILDGLARGGVLGCIKHMPGHGRAQCDSHKEMPTVHASEEELEIDRAPFRALRDTPVGMTGHLLFQVWDAENPSTLSRTIIEEIIRGRIGFDGLLLTDDIDMEALSGTIPERAERAIAAGCDVVLNCWAKMDDMQGIAERCGTMRAESVARLERALASRCPGEKADKAALLAKRDALLGIEGAAA; encoded by the coding sequence ATGACGCCCGCAATCTTCGGCATGTCCGGTCTCACGCTGACAGCGGAGGAGCGCGCCTTCTTTGCCGAGGCCGATCCGGCAGGCTACATCGTTTTCCTGCGCAATATCGAAAGCCGCGAGCAACTGCGCGCGTTGACCGATGATTTGCGATCGATCCATGGCCGCGACGATCTGTTCATCTGTGTCGATCAGGAAGGCGGGCGCGTCGCACGGCTGAAGCCGCCGGTGTGGACCCGTTTTCCGGCAGGCGAGGCGTTTGACCGGCTATACCGGGTAGCACCCGCCAGCGCGATCGAAGCCGCGAGGGTCAACGCCCATGCTCTGGCGATCGAACTGGCCGAGGTCGGCATCACCGTCGATTGCCACCCGCCTCTCGATGTCCGCCAGCCGGGCTCGCATGATGTGATCGGCGACCGGGCTTTGGGCAGTGAACCGAAGCAGGTCGCGGCACTCGGCCGGGCCATCCTTGACGGGCTGGCACGAGGCGGAGTGCTCGGTTGCATCAAGCATATGCCTGGCCATGGCCGCGCCCAGTGTGACAGCCACAAGGAAATGCCCACAGTCCACGCCAGCGAGGAAGAGCTTGAAATCGACCGTGCGCCCTTCCGTGCGCTCAGGGACACACCGGTCGGGATGACCGGACACCTGCTGTTCCAGGTGTGGGATGCGGAGAATCCCTCGACCCTGTCCCGCACCATTATCGAGGAGATCATCCGCGGCCGGATCGGTTTTGACGGGCTGTTGCTGACCGATGATATCGACATGGAAGCGCTTTCCGGCACGATCCCCGAACGGGCCGAGCGGGCGATCGCGGCTGGATGCGACGTGGTGCTCAATTGCTGGGCCAAGATGGACGATATGCAGGGCATCGCCGAGCGCTGCGGCACGATGCGGGCTGAGAGTGTCGCGCGCCTCGAGCGTGCGCTGGCCTCGCGTTGCCCAGGCGAAAAGGCGGACAAGGCGGCGCTGCTGGCCAAGCGCGATGCGCTGTTGGGGATCGAAGGGGCAGCCGCATGA
- a CDS encoding NAD(P)-dependent oxidoreductase: MNEIRTVAFIGLGVMGGPMAGHLARAGYEVTGYNRTASRAQAWAEKLAGEGLTVATAASPAAAAAGKDMVLTCVGNDEDLEQVLLGPDGALPAMAAGSLLVDHTTVSAAMARRIDAEAIAHGIAAVDAPVSGGQAGAENGKLAVMCGGSVEAVARARPVMEAFSARIVHVGGAGAGQTTKMANQMCIAGTLAGLSEAVRLSQASGLEMDKVYEAISGGAAQSWQMDNRWATMARGEFDFGFAIDWMRKDLGYALEEARKLGLGSPVTALVDQFYAEVQAIGGARQDTSALIRRLPQAKKGQ; encoded by the coding sequence ATGAACGAGATCAGGACAGTCGCCTTTATCGGCCTTGGCGTAATGGGCGGGCCGATGGCGGGGCACCTTGCCCGCGCTGGATATGAGGTCACGGGATACAACCGCACCGCATCGCGGGCGCAAGCCTGGGCCGAGAAGCTGGCAGGCGAAGGCCTGACCGTCGCGACGGCCGCAAGCCCGGCTGCGGCTGCCGCCGGCAAGGACATGGTGCTGACCTGCGTCGGCAATGACGAAGACCTCGAGCAGGTCCTGCTCGGTCCCGATGGTGCCCTTCCCGCAATGGCGGCGGGTAGCCTGCTGGTCGATCACACCACGGTTTCCGCCGCGATGGCTCGCCGGATCGATGCCGAGGCAATTGCGCACGGCATCGCTGCGGTGGATGCCCCCGTCTCTGGCGGGCAGGCCGGCGCTGAGAACGGCAAGCTTGCCGTGATGTGCGGCGGCAGCGTGGAGGCGGTAGCACGTGCGCGCCCGGTGATGGAGGCATTCTCCGCACGTATCGTCCATGTCGGCGGCGCCGGTGCGGGACAGACTACCAAGATGGCCAACCAGATGTGCATCGCCGGAACTCTGGCCGGCCTGTCCGAAGCGGTTCGCCTGTCCCAGGCTTCCGGGCTCGAAATGGACAAGGTCTACGAAGCCATTTCCGGCGGCGCGGCGCAGAGCTGGCAGATGGACAACCGCTGGGCCACCATGGCCCGCGGCGAGTTCGACTTCGGTTTCGCCATCGACTGGATGCGCAAGGATCTGGGTTATGCGCTTGAAGAAGCGCGAAAGCTCGGGCTTGGTTCACCCGTTACCGCGCTGGTCGACCAGTTTTATGCCGAAGTGCAGGCCATTGGCGGGGCACGACAGGATACCAGTGCCTTGATCCGGCGGCTGCCACAGGCAAAGAAGGGCCAATGA
- a CDS encoding amidohydrolase has protein sequence MFRKLLAALVALALPAPALADTLIYNVDGIRIDEEGKVDRFAALLVSDDGRILQVLDRGAKLPQGTGAYDGQGRVVIPGLIDAHLHIMGLGIGALTLDLSQTRSLEEAQKAIKDFAEANPGRQWIIGRGWNQEIWGLGRFPTAAELDAVVGDRPVAMERVDGHATWVNSLAMQLAGVTAQTADPVGGRIERLAGSRAPAGVFVDAASNLIYNVVPEPRPRERDLALQKAQQILLSMGITAAADMGTTMEDWQAFRRAGDAGTLDMRIMSYAAGTDAMELIGGPGPSPWLYDDKLRLNGVKLYLDGALGSRGAWLKRPYHDDPGNIGLPLLTSDQLRNLMSRAAMDNFQIAVHAIGDAANGELLAAIGELAETYKGDRRWRIEHAQIVDPAEIAEFGKYGIIASMQPVHQTSDRQMAEARLGPDRLGGAYAWRSIEKTGGKLAFGSDAPVESPDPFAGWATAFTREDAQGQPFGGWLPQERVSREEALKAFTADAAYAGFAEDRFGKLVVGERADFVLIDRDPLLASAGELRATKVLETWVGGERVYVAPGQ, from the coding sequence ATGTTCCGCAAGCTTCTCGCCGCGCTGGTTGCGCTGGCTCTCCCCGCGCCGGCGCTGGCCGATACGCTGATCTACAACGTCGACGGCATCCGAATCGACGAAGAAGGCAAGGTCGATCGCTTTGCTGCCCTGTTGGTGAGCGACGACGGGCGGATCCTCCAGGTGCTCGACCGCGGAGCGAAGCTGCCCCAGGGCACCGGCGCTTATGACGGGCAAGGCAGGGTCGTGATTCCCGGCCTGATCGACGCGCATCTGCACATCATGGGGCTCGGCATCGGCGCACTGACGCTGGACCTGTCACAGACCCGTTCGCTGGAAGAAGCGCAGAAGGCGATCAAGGACTTCGCCGAAGCCAATCCCGGCCGCCAATGGATCATCGGGCGTGGCTGGAACCAGGAAATCTGGGGCCTTGGCCGCTTCCCGACCGCCGCCGAGCTCGACGCCGTGGTCGGTGACCGGCCGGTGGCCATGGAGCGGGTCGATGGCCACGCGACCTGGGTCAATTCGCTGGCGATGCAGCTGGCGGGAGTGACGGCGCAGACCGCGGACCCCGTCGGCGGGCGGATCGAACGCCTGGCCGGATCGAGGGCGCCAGCGGGCGTGTTCGTCGACGCGGCCAGCAACCTTATCTACAACGTGGTGCCGGAACCGCGTCCGCGCGAACGCGACCTCGCCCTGCAGAAGGCGCAGCAGATCCTGCTGTCGATGGGCATCACTGCAGCGGCCGACATGGGCACCACGATGGAAGACTGGCAGGCCTTCCGCCGCGCAGGCGATGCCGGGACGCTCGACATGCGGATCATGTCCTATGCCGCCGGGACCGATGCGATGGAGCTGATCGGCGGCCCCGGCCCCTCTCCTTGGCTCTATGACGACAAGCTGCGGCTGAACGGCGTGAAGCTGTACCTGGACGGGGCGCTCGGCTCGCGCGGGGCGTGGCTGAAGCGGCCCTATCATGACGATCCCGGCAACATCGGCCTGCCGCTGCTAACGTCCGACCAGTTGCGCAACCTGATGAGCCGGGCGGCGATGGACAACTTCCAGATCGCCGTCCACGCCATCGGCGATGCCGCCAATGGAGAGCTGCTGGCCGCAATCGGCGAGCTGGCAGAGACCTACAAGGGCGATCGCCGTTGGCGGATCGAACATGCACAGATCGTCGATCCCGCAGAAATCGCCGAATTCGGCAAGTATGGTATCATCGCGTCGATGCAACCGGTTCACCAGACGTCCGACCGCCAGATGGCCGAGGCGCGACTCGGGCCGGACCGACTCGGCGGCGCCTATGCCTGGCGCAGCATCGAGAAAACGGGCGGCAAGCTCGCCTTCGGTTCCGATGCGCCGGTCGAATCACCCGATCCCTTTGCCGGTTGGGCCACGGCCTTCACCCGCGAGGATGCGCAGGGCCAGCCTTTTGGCGGCTGGCTGCCGCAGGAACGGGTCAGCCGCGAAGAAGCCCTGAAGGCTTTCACGGCCGACGCTGCCTATGCCGGATTCGCCGAAGATCGCTTCGGCAAGCTGGTGGTGGGCGAGCGGGCCGACTTTGTCCTCATCGACCGCGATCCTTTGCTCGCCAGCGCCGGTGAGTTGCGTGCCACAAAGGTGCTGGAGACTTGGGTCGGCGGAGAGCGGGTGTACGTTGCACCGGGCCAGTGA
- a CDS encoding SPOR domain-containing protein, which produces MTALGGDRDDRFDGPEVDGDEAWAETEAEAAEFDLDEDEPLPWLESSDYEEEEGVSMARILGFGLLALVVLGVLVGGFAYLTNKGTDPDLVADGSTIPAPAGAIKQRPTDPGGKEFEGTGDVAPAVGEGQTREGRLADGTESTAAPRPGVAAPNTDDASAGAAPGGAYVQVAAVSTKAGADQRWREITGRTDALNGFKYRVEEARIDNGTVYRLQAVAGDKAAATRLCDALKADGIECIVK; this is translated from the coding sequence ATGACAGCTCTTGGGGGCGACAGGGACGACCGGTTCGACGGTCCGGAAGTGGACGGCGACGAGGCCTGGGCCGAGACCGAGGCCGAAGCGGCCGAGTTCGATCTCGACGAAGACGAACCGCTGCCGTGGCTGGAATCCTCGGACTATGAGGAAGAGGAAGGGGTCAGCATGGCCCGTATCCTTGGTTTCGGGTTGCTGGCGCTTGTGGTGCTCGGCGTATTGGTGGGCGGTTTTGCCTACCTGACCAACAAGGGCACCGATCCGGATCTGGTTGCCGATGGCAGTACCATCCCGGCACCCGCAGGCGCGATCAAGCAACGGCCGACCGATCCGGGCGGCAAGGAATTCGAAGGCACCGGCGATGTCGCGCCGGCGGTTGGAGAAGGCCAGACCCGCGAAGGGCGACTGGCGGACGGTACGGAAAGCACTGCTGCACCGCGTCCCGGCGTTGCCGCGCCCAACACGGACGATGCGAGCGCAGGGGCAGCGCCGGGTGGCGCCTACGTCCAGGTCGCTGCGGTGTCGACCAAGGCGGGTGCCGACCAGCGCTGGCGCGAAATCACCGGCCGCACGGATGCCCTCAACGGCTTCAAGTACCGCGTCGAGGAAGCCCGTATCGACAATGGCACGGTCTATCGCCTGCAGGCGGTTGCGGGCGACAAGGCAGCAGCGACCCGGCTGTGCGACGCGCTCAAGGCCGACGGGATCGAGTGTATCGTCAAATAG
- a CDS encoding ScpA family protein has product MTDESLIVPADDVTLDSEPWEGIAAPGTKDEGALYLAIDGWEGPLDLLLDLARRQKVDLRQISILALVDQYLDYIERAEALKLEVAADYLVMAAWLAYLKSSLLLPRDEQEDPSPEELALRLQLRLQRLGAMREAAARLMARDRIGRDVFLRGAPEGLRIDRKTQWQADWFDLVQAYGQVKARTAPVVHMIAERPVMTLDSALDRVSAMLGVTLDWMTLEEFLPPFADPQLRRSAKASSFVAALELARLGKAEIEQDEIFGELRLRRVTA; this is encoded by the coding sequence ATGACCGACGAATCGCTCATCGTCCCGGCTGACGACGTGACACTCGACAGCGAGCCGTGGGAGGGCATCGCCGCTCCCGGAACCAAGGACGAAGGCGCACTCTACCTTGCCATCGACGGGTGGGAGGGACCGCTCGACCTGCTGCTTGACCTTGCCCGGCGGCAGAAGGTCGACCTGCGGCAGATTTCGATCCTGGCGCTGGTGGACCAGTATCTCGACTATATCGAGCGGGCCGAGGCGCTGAAGCTTGAAGTCGCCGCCGATTACCTCGTGATGGCGGCGTGGCTGGCCTATCTCAAATCCTCTTTGCTGCTGCCCAGGGACGAGCAGGAGGATCCGAGCCCCGAGGAGCTGGCACTGCGGCTGCAACTGCGGCTCCAGCGGCTGGGCGCGATGCGCGAGGCTGCGGCGCGGCTGATGGCGCGCGACCGGATCGGGCGCGATGTGTTCCTGCGCGGTGCCCCCGAAGGTCTGCGGATCGACCGCAAGACCCAGTGGCAGGCCGACTGGTTCGACCTTGTCCAGGCCTATGGCCAGGTCAAGGCGCGCACCGCGCCGGTGGTCCATATGATCGCCGAACGCCCGGTGATGACGCTCGACAGCGCGCTCGACCGGGTGTCGGCCATGCTCGGCGTGACGCTGGACTGGATGACGCTGGAGGAGTTCCTGCCGCCCTTCGCCGATCCGCAACTCCGCCGTAGCGCCAAGGCTTCGAGCTTCGTAGCGGCGCTCGAGCTGGCGCGGCTGGGCAAGGCAGAGATTGAGCAGGACGAGATATTCGGCGAACTGCGGCTGCGCAGGGTGACCGCATGA
- the tatB gene encoding Sec-independent protein translocase protein TatB, whose amino-acid sequence MFDIGASELLVIAIVAILVIGPKDLPMALRTAGRWIAKIRRVSGHFRSGLDAMIREAEMEEMNRKWRERNEAIMAKHPNEEFHPEEQMQPLPAPDASLSAAEARAAYRADAAPAEPPTPEQPGAEPDAPASPDDKKD is encoded by the coding sequence ATGTTTGATATCGGCGCGTCCGAGCTGCTGGTGATCGCCATCGTCGCGATCCTGGTGATCGGGCCCAAGGATCTGCCGATGGCGTTGCGCACGGCTGGCCGCTGGATCGCCAAGATCCGGCGCGTATCGGGCCATTTCCGCAGCGGGCTCGACGCCATGATCCGCGAAGCCGAGATGGAAGAGATGAATCGCAAGTGGCGCGAACGGAACGAGGCGATCATGGCCAAGCATCCGAACGAGGAATTTCATCCCGAAGAGCAGATGCAGCCGCTCCCGGCACCTGATGCAAGCCTGTCGGCGGCGGAGGCGAGGGCGGCTTACCGGGCCGACGCTGCTCCTGCCGAGCCACCTACTCCTGAGCAGCCTGGGGCCGAGCCTGATGCTCCCGCCTCGCCCGACGACAAGAAGGACTAG
- a CDS encoding threonine ammonia-lyase yields the protein MSRTDPLETGSDPRPLTLADVQDAAARIGGAVVRTPTMHSITLSKITGADIWLKFENQQFTAAYKERGALNALLQLTEEQRQRGVIAASAGNHSQGLSYHGTRLGVPVHIVMPRTTPTVKVMQTEAVGGKVVLHGETFDEANAHARKLEHELALTFVHPFDDPHVAAGQGSVALELFADAPQLDCIVVPIGGGGLISGMATVAKVQDKPIEVIGVEAKLYPSSYNAYNSTDLPCGGDTLAEGIAVKEPGKFTQTVIDRLVDDIVLVDEPHLEEAVSLLLQIEKTVVEGAGAAGLAAVLAHPERFAGKSIGLVLCGGNIDTRLLANVLLRDLARSGRLARLRITLQDRPGALFKVMREFDAHNVNIIEIYHQRIFTHLPAKGLITDIECEARDSAQLDGLIAGLREKGYSVTPVELAK from the coding sequence ATGAGCAGGACCGATCCCCTTGAGACTGGCAGCGACCCGCGGCCCCTGACGCTTGCCGATGTGCAGGATGCCGCCGCCCGCATTGGCGGCGCTGTGGTGCGCACGCCGACGATGCATTCGATCACCCTGTCGAAGATTACCGGGGCCGACATCTGGCTCAAGTTCGAGAACCAGCAGTTCACGGCCGCCTACAAGGAACGCGGCGCCCTCAACGCGCTGTTGCAACTGACCGAGGAGCAGCGCCAGCGCGGCGTGATCGCGGCGAGCGCTGGCAACCACTCGCAGGGCCTCAGCTATCACGGAACTCGGCTGGGCGTGCCGGTCCATATCGTCATGCCGCGCACCACTCCCACGGTGAAAGTAATGCAGACCGAAGCGGTCGGCGGCAAGGTTGTGCTCCATGGCGAGACTTTCGACGAGGCCAACGCCCACGCCCGCAAGCTGGAGCACGAATTGGCCCTGACCTTCGTCCACCCGTTCGACGATCCGCATGTCGCGGCGGGACAGGGCTCGGTTGCGCTGGAACTCTTCGCAGATGCGCCGCAACTCGATTGCATCGTCGTGCCGATCGGCGGCGGCGGCCTGATCTCGGGCATGGCGACAGTGGCCAAGGTGCAGGATAAGCCGATCGAGGTCATCGGCGTCGAGGCGAAGCTCTATCCCTCGTCCTATAACGCTTATAACAGCACTGACTTGCCCTGCGGCGGAGACACATTGGCCGAAGGCATCGCGGTCAAAGAGCCGGGCAAGTTCACGCAGACCGTCATCGATCGGCTGGTCGACGACATCGTGCTGGTCGACGAACCGCATCTGGAAGAAGCGGTCAGCTTGCTGCTGCAGATCGAGAAAACCGTGGTCGAGGGCGCAGGGGCTGCGGGCCTCGCGGCGGTGCTGGCACATCCGGAACGCTTTGCCGGAAAGTCGATCGGGCTGGTGCTGTGCGGCGGCAATATCGATACGCGCCTGCTCGCCAATGTCCTGCTGCGCGACCTCGCGCGGTCAGGGCGTCTGGCGCGCCTCAGGATCACGCTGCAGGATCGCCCCGGCGCCCTGTTCAAGGTGATGCGCGAGTTCGACGCGCACAATGTCAACATCATCGAGATCTACCACCAGCGCATCTTCACCCACCTCCCGGCCAAGGGGTTGATCACCGATATCGAGTGCGAAGCACGCGATTCGGCGCAGCTCGACGGGCTGATCGCGGGGCTGCGCGAGAAGGGTTATTCAGTCACTCCGGTGGAGCTGGCCAAGTAA
- the scpB gene encoding SMC-Scp complex subunit ScpB: protein MSQPDPLQRALEATLFASAEPMSVESLCAHLGNAEAGDVREALRALAESYAGRGVQLVERAKRWHFQTAPELAHLLRREKEQVRRLSRAATEVLAIVAYHEPVSRAEIESIRGVQTAKGTLDVLMEAGWVRVAGRREVPGRPVIYATTPEFLQHFGLESRRDLPGIDELKAAGLLDPVDDAYEAMTGGDEADEVDAPDEEADEEIDLVDDDEATA, encoded by the coding sequence ATGAGCCAGCCCGATCCCCTCCAGCGTGCCCTTGAAGCGACGCTGTTCGCTTCGGCAGAGCCGATGAGCGTCGAATCGCTTTGCGCGCATCTTGGCAACGCCGAGGCTGGTGACGTGCGCGAGGCATTGCGGGCATTGGCCGAATCCTACGCCGGGCGCGGAGTGCAACTGGTGGAACGGGCCAAGCGCTGGCACTTCCAGACAGCGCCCGAGCTGGCCCATCTCCTGCGGCGCGAGAAGGAACAGGTTCGCCGCCTCAGCCGTGCGGCGACGGAAGTACTGGCCATCGTCGCCTATCACGAGCCGGTGAGTCGGGCGGAGATCGAATCGATTCGCGGCGTCCAGACTGCCAAGGGCACGCTCGACGTACTGATGGAGGCCGGCTGGGTCCGGGTTGCCGGGCGCCGCGAAGTGCCGGGTCGCCCGGTGATCTATGCCACCACACCCGAATTCCTGCAGCATTTCGGCCTCGAAAGCCGCCGCGACCTGCCCGGTATCGATGAACTCAAGGCCGCCGGCCTGCTCGACCCGGTCGACGATGCCTATGAGGCCATGACCGGTGGGGACGAAGCGGACGAGGTCGATGCGCCCGACGAAGAGGCTGACGAGGAAATCGACCTGGTCGATGACGACGAGGCAACGGCCTGA
- the tatA gene encoding twin-arginine translocase TatA/TatE family subunit encodes MQVGVWQLLIIALVVLVLFGRGRISEMMGDFGKGVNSFKKGLNDGEEPIKPAAKIEPPQSETTASPESKTTDQQG; translated from the coding sequence ATGCAAGTCGGCGTTTGGCAGCTTCTCATCATCGCGCTGGTGGTTCTCGTGCTCTTTGGCCGTGGCCGCATCTCCGAAATGATGGGTGACTTCGGCAAGGGCGTGAACAGCTTCAAGAAGGGCCTCAATGACGGTGAAGAGCCGATCAAGCCCGCCGCCAAGATCGAACCGCCGCAGAGCGAGACTACCGCTTCCCCCGAGTCGAAGACCACCGACCAGCAGGGCTGA
- a CDS encoding arginyltransferase produces the protein MTAPVRFPRFFVTSPAPCPYLPGKTERKVFTELKGPHADQLNEALGRIGFRRSQTVAYRPSCLDCRACVSVRVVANQFAPSSSQKRALKRNSDLIRIECRPWATSEQFDLLRSYLASRHPEGGMSAMEEMDFADMVEHTPVSTMVIEYREPTETGEPGRLVGACLTDRQGDGLSMIYSFYDPDHADRVGLGNYIILDHIRLAGEMGLPYVYLGYWVEGSGRMNYKIRYRPMEKLGPHGWQRISPEEHDRLVHQAAAKREDGAPSKMEQARHFSTAG, from the coding sequence GTGACGGCCCCCGTTCGCTTCCCCCGGTTTTTCGTGACGAGCCCTGCGCCGTGTCCGTACCTGCCGGGCAAGACCGAGCGGAAGGTGTTTACCGAACTCAAGGGTCCGCACGCCGACCAGCTCAACGAAGCACTGGGCCGGATCGGTTTTCGCCGCAGCCAGACCGTGGCCTATCGCCCCAGCTGCCTCGACTGCCGGGCCTGTGTGTCGGTGCGGGTCGTGGCGAACCAGTTTGCGCCATCCTCGTCGCAGAAGCGGGCGCTAAAGCGCAACAGCGACCTCATCCGTATTGAATGTCGTCCCTGGGCGACCTCGGAACAGTTCGACCTGCTGCGCAGCTACCTCGCGTCGCGCCACCCCGAAGGAGGGATGTCGGCGATGGAGGAAATGGACTTCGCCGACATGGTAGAACACACACCGGTTTCGACCATGGTTATCGAATATCGTGAACCGACCGAGACCGGCGAGCCGGGACGGCTGGTTGGCGCCTGCCTGACGGACCGGCAGGGTGACGGGCTGTCGATGATCTACAGCTTTTATGATCCAGATCATGCAGATCGGGTGGGCCTGGGCAATTATATCATCCTCGACCACATCCGCCTCGCCGGCGAGATGGGCCTGCCCTATGTCTATCTCGGCTATTGGGTGGAAGGCTCTGGGCGGATGAATTACAAGATCCGCTATCGCCCGATGGAAAAGCTGGGCCCGCATGGCTGGCAGCGCATCTCGCCGGAAGAGCACGACCGCCTGGTCCACCAGGCCGCCGCCAAGCGGGAAGATGGCGCGCCCTCCAAGATGGAACAGGCCCGCCACTTCAGTACCGCGGGCTGA